A portion of the Acidobacteriota bacterium genome contains these proteins:
- a CDS encoding CocE/NonD family hydrolase, with the protein MNRQVPRFFVCLLIAAAIFSIPQNFPAGARQQPSPSFNFQSVMVPMRDGVKLNTHIFTPKNQSGPLPIILERTPYQAQAGQGWAQAGRFKELVAEGYIFVFQDIRGRFKSEGQFVMQRAPVSVLKNDPKRIDEVTDAYDTIEWLTKNVPNNNGRVGITGISYPGWTAMMATIAPHPALRAASPQASPADMWMGDDFHHNGAFRLSYGFEYATMMETNKEQARFEFDKYDTYEWYLRLGALSNVNEKYLHGKILTWNDFVEHPNYDRFWQEQAAAGYLKQARVPTLNVAGWWDQEDFYGPVKIYEEFEKNDPQKQNFFVGGPWNHGGWARADGSSLGKIQFGGNISLQYRQQIEAPFFAYYLKDKGTPTWKEANVFETGSNEWRSYDQWPPSYKTEMRKLHFQANGKLSFDAPTDVSRQAADSYVSDPANPVPYRPRPVEATYDPRGSGWGAWLVGDQRFAQGRPDVLSWETDSLTEDLTISGNVVGHLFASTTGSDADWIVKLIDVYPENYPQDVKMGGYQLMVANEVFRGRFHKSFEKPEALAPNAINEFAVNMRYCNHRFLKGHKMMVQVQSSWFPIIDRNPQKFVPNIFKATDADYIKATHSIHRSKQFPSHVSVPVIVH; encoded by the coding sequence ATGAATCGTCAAGTACCTAGATTCTTTGTGTGCCTGCTTATTGCAGCGGCAATTTTTTCCATTCCACAAAATTTTCCTGCGGGTGCGAGACAACAACCCTCGCCATCCTTCAACTTCCAATCCGTCATGGTTCCAATGCGCGACGGCGTGAAGCTGAACACGCACATCTTCACGCCGAAAAACCAATCCGGGCCGTTGCCGATCATTTTGGAGCGCACGCCGTATCAGGCACAGGCAGGGCAAGGGTGGGCGCAAGCTGGTCGGTTCAAGGAATTGGTTGCGGAAGGGTACATCTTTGTTTTCCAGGACATTCGGGGGCGCTTCAAATCCGAAGGGCAGTTTGTTATGCAGCGCGCTCCGGTGTCTGTGCTGAAAAACGATCCGAAGCGGATTGATGAGGTCACGGACGCTTACGACACAATTGAATGGCTGACCAAAAACGTCCCGAACAACAATGGTCGCGTAGGCATCACGGGCATTTCCTACCCGGGCTGGACGGCGATGATGGCGACGATTGCGCCGCACCCGGCCTTGCGCGCGGCTTCGCCGCAAGCGTCTCCGGCGGATATGTGGATGGGCGACGATTTTCATCACAACGGCGCGTTCCGGCTCAGCTATGGGTTTGAATACGCGACGATGATGGAAACCAACAAGGAACAGGCTCGGTTTGAATTCGACAAGTACGACACTTACGAGTGGTATTTGCGGCTGGGCGCGCTGTCGAACGTCAACGAAAAATACCTGCACGGCAAAATCCTTACGTGGAACGATTTTGTAGAGCATCCGAATTACGACCGGTTCTGGCAGGAACAGGCTGCCGCCGGATATTTGAAACAGGCGCGGGTGCCGACGTTGAACGTGGCCGGTTGGTGGGATCAGGAAGATTTTTACGGCCCGGTCAAAATTTACGAAGAGTTTGAAAAGAACGATCCGCAGAAGCAGAACTTCTTTGTCGGCGGCCCGTGGAATCACGGCGGTTGGGCGCGCGCGGACGGCAGCAGTTTGGGCAAGATTCAATTCGGCGGAAACATCTCGCTGCAATACCGCCAGCAAATCGAAGCTCCTTTTTTTGCCTATTACCTGAAGGACAAAGGCACACCAACGTGGAAAGAAGCGAATGTGTTTGAAACCGGATCGAACGAATGGCGTAGTTACGACCAATGGCCGCCAAGTTACAAAACCGAAATGCGCAAGCTGCATTTTCAAGCCAACGGCAAATTATCGTTTGACGCGCCAACGGATGTCAGCCGCCAGGCTGCGGACAGTTACGTTTCCGATCCGGCGAACCCTGTTCCGTATCGTCCGCGCCCGGTCGAAGCCACTTACGATCCGCGCGGTTCCGGTTGGGGCGCGTGGCTGGTTGGCGATCAACGTTTTGCGCAAGGGAGACCGGATGTGCTGAGCTGGGAAACTGATTCGTTGACGGAAGACCTGACCATCAGCGGCAACGTCGTAGGCCATTTGTTCGCGTCAACAACCGGTTCGGACGCCGATTGGATCGTCAAGTTGATTGATGTGTATCCCGAAAATTATCCGCAGGATGTAAAAATGGGCGGGTACCAATTGATGGTCGCCAACGAAGTCTTTCGCGGGCGGTTCCACAAGAGCTTTGAAAAACCGGAAGCGTTAGCGCCCAACGCGATCAACGAATTCGCCGTCAACATGCGGTATTGCAATCATCGGTTTTTGAAGGGGCACAAGATGATGGTGCAGGTGCAAAGCTCGTGGTTCCCGATCATTGACCGCAACCCGCAAAAATTCGTGCCGAACATTTTCAAAGCGACGGACGCCGATTACATCAAAGCAACACACAGCATTCATCGGTCGAAACAGTTTCCTTCGCATGTCAGCGTGCCGGTCATTGTTCACTGA
- a CDS encoding DUF1361 domain-containing protein — MNQRSEPVSLFAKHRQQFFVLASLSFSTALCLGLLMLRAWHYHGSIQKWLVWNLFLAWLPVLGAFAAYNLHHWPTRLRWLPIFGFAFLWLLFLPNAPYLITDIIHLKQSSNVPLWYDLITLVAFAWTGSFLGLVSLFLMQELVRRTVGRTASWLFVVSVLLLNGFGVYFGRFLRWNSWDALFRPTSLMNDLLDGLQHPFEHMQTLAFAGLFTLLFSAVYLMMLSFTHLHLEHERR, encoded by the coding sequence ATGAATCAACGCTCTGAACCCGTTTCTTTGTTTGCCAAACACCGACAACAATTTTTCGTCTTGGCCTCGCTGTCCTTTTCTACGGCATTATGCTTGGGATTGTTGATGCTGCGCGCGTGGCATTACCACGGTTCGATTCAGAAATGGCTGGTCTGGAATTTGTTTCTGGCGTGGTTGCCGGTGCTGGGAGCCTTCGCAGCGTATAACCTGCATCACTGGCCGACGCGATTGCGTTGGTTGCCGATTTTCGGGTTTGCGTTTCTGTGGCTGTTGTTTTTGCCCAACGCTCCCTACCTGATCACGGACATCATTCATTTGAAACAGAGCAGCAATGTTCCGCTGTGGTATGACCTGATCACATTGGTCGCGTTTGCCTGGACGGGTTCGTTTTTAGGTTTGGTATCGTTGTTTCTGATGCAGGAATTGGTGCGCCGCACCGTGGGTCGCACAGCCAGTTGGCTGTTCGTCGTTAGCGTGCTGCTGCTGAATGGATTTGGCGTGTACTTCGGACGCTTTCTGCGCTGGAACAGTTGGGACGCGCTGTTCCGCCCCACAAGCCTGATGAACGATCTGCTGGACGGGCTTCAGCATCCATTTGAACACATGCAGACGCTGGCGTTCGCAGGACTATTCACACTGCTGTTCAGCGCCGTGTACCTGATGATGCTGTCGTTTACTCATCTGCACCTGGAACACGAACGGCGTTAA
- a CDS encoding matrixin family metalloprotease: MKYLISLLAFCAIFFLTTISTKSFVRVPISETNGAPLAWNLTNPATSIVQGGRITYRLNSAGSDNVPFAQVEQAIAASFQTWEDIPTSTIAFMRGSNTSSTATAGDGQLELFWQENSETTADGLNLTGAVALTRRQFNTATGEITDASVVFNGFRYTWAADGRGDAVDIRDVATHEIGHIIGLSHSPIGGATMYPRTMAGRTQNRVLSLDDIIGASVIYPEPGFLNSRGTIRGRVSEPDNTSIFGAHVVAVDANGNAVSSALSQPDGNYSIPGLPPANYTVFAEPLDPVGASFFSRGDLDGFYANTTSTYSTSNDVQVSVGAGGTTTQNFTLVRGTPALGAYQVRGPESTDFLNISGQAPQGATNIIIGVTGPGLPQSGTPLQVGGPGITVNRTFFSTTSIGFPAVSVEISISPTAPPGSRNLIISSGGQRTVVTGGLEILPTATAVVSSASFAGNVAQESLVSMFGQNLAATTLAANSTPLPTSLSGTSVRLRDSSGVELLAPLFFVSPGQINFQITPGLLTGPILVNIGNINGTTSTGSLNAESVAPGLFSANGNGQGLAAAVALRIRNGVQTFEPVTRFDSSANQIVAVPIDLGPATDQVILLLFATGVRFRNQLAAVSCDIGGQAISPMYAGSQNEFVGLDQINVPVSRNLIGRGLVNVRLTVDGKLSNTVAVNIK; the protein is encoded by the coding sequence ATGAAGTACCTGATCTCTTTGCTGGCGTTCTGCGCAATCTTTTTTCTTACGACTATATCCACAAAATCTTTTGTTCGCGTGCCTATCAGCGAAACGAACGGCGCTCCGTTGGCGTGGAATTTGACGAATCCCGCCACAAGCATTGTCCAGGGTGGCCGAATCACATACCGGCTGAATTCCGCCGGAAGCGACAACGTTCCGTTTGCGCAAGTCGAACAAGCCATCGCCGCTTCCTTTCAAACTTGGGAAGACATTCCCACCAGCACAATTGCCTTTATGCGTGGCTCGAATACTTCTTCGACGGCGACCGCTGGCGATGGTCAATTGGAACTGTTCTGGCAGGAAAATTCCGAAACCACGGCGGATGGATTAAACCTGACAGGCGCTGTGGCGCTGACGCGGCGTCAGTTCAATACGGCCACAGGCGAAATCACGGACGCTTCCGTGGTGTTCAATGGGTTTCGATATACCTGGGCGGCTGATGGCAGAGGCGATGCGGTAGACATTCGCGATGTCGCCACGCACGAAATTGGCCATATCATTGGGCTGAGCCATAGCCCAATCGGTGGCGCAACCATGTATCCGCGAACAATGGCCGGGCGGACGCAAAATCGGGTTCTGTCGTTGGATGACATCATTGGCGCATCGGTCATTTACCCGGAGCCTGGATTTTTGAATTCGCGCGGCACGATTCGCGGACGGGTCAGCGAACCGGACAACACAAGCATTTTCGGCGCGCACGTGGTGGCAGTGGATGCAAACGGCAATGCCGTGTCCAGCGCGCTTTCTCAACCCGACGGAAATTATTCGATTCCGGGATTGCCGCCCGCCAATTACACGGTGTTTGCCGAACCACTTGATCCGGTCGGAGCCTCGTTTTTCAGCCGCGGCGATCTGGACGGGTTTTATGCCAATACGACCTCTACGTATTCGACCAGCAATGATGTTCAGGTCAGCGTCGGGGCTGGCGGAACGACAACACAAAACTTCACGCTTGTCCGTGGCACACCGGCTTTGGGTGCGTATCAAGTGCGCGGGCCGGAAAGCACGGATTTTTTGAATATCAGCGGACAAGCGCCACAAGGCGCGACGAACATTATCATTGGCGTTACCGGTCCCGGCTTGCCGCAATCCGGCACGCCGTTGCAGGTCGGCGGCCCAGGCATCACCGTCAACCGCACCTTTTTCAGCACCACCAGCATCGGATTTCCGGCGGTATCAGTGGAAATTTCCATCAGTCCGACCGCTCCGCCCGGTTCGCGCAATCTGATCATTTCCTCCGGAGGACAGCGAACCGTTGTGACCGGCGGGCTGGAAATCCTCCCGACGGCAACGGCGGTCGTTTCTTCTGCGAGCTTCGCCGGAAATGTTGCCCAAGAATCCCTGGTTTCGATGTTCGGTCAAAATCTGGCGGCAACCACTCTGGCAGCTAATTCAACTCCATTGCCAACTTCGTTGAGTGGCACATCCGTCCGGCTGCGGGATTCTTCAGGCGTGGAACTGCTGGCGCCGCTCTTTTTTGTGTCGCCGGGACAGATCAACTTTCAAATAACGCCAGGATTGCTGACCGGCCCGATTCTGGTCAACATCGGAAACATCAACGGGACGACTTCAACAGGCTCTCTCAATGCAGAAAGCGTCGCCCCCGGATTGTTCAGTGCCAACGGCAACGGGCAAGGGCTGGCAGCAGCGGTCGCCTTGCGAATTCGGAATGGCGTGCAAACCTTTGAACCTGTCACCCGCTTCGATTCGTCTGCCAATCAAATTGTTGCTGTGCCAATTGACCTTGGGCCTGCGACGGATCAGGTGATTTTGCTTCTGTTTGCGACCGGCGTTCGATTTCGCAACCAGCTTGCCGCGGTCAGTTGTGACATCGGCGGGCAGGCAATTTCGCCGATGTATGCGGGATCGCAGAATGAATTTGTCGGCCTGGATCAAATCAACGTGCCGGTATCGCGCAATTTGATCGGACGCGGATTGGTCAATGTGAGATTGACAGTGGACGGCAAGCTCTCAAACACAGTCGCCGTCAACATCAAGTAA
- a CDS encoding RidA family protein, whose translation MNSKRRQILKAAAAAVPAAAAISTEATAQSKATKKVHYPGGKKPERKPGQQPPLFNGAVSYGNLLFIAGKGAHFKGDIKEHTKHVLDEVEKELVNAGSSMDKVLKCNVYLADGKDYAAMNEVFRGRFGEEPPVRTTIAAAWVPGDSLVEIDVIAYI comes from the coding sequence ATGAACTCGAAACGCAGGCAAATTCTGAAAGCTGCCGCAGCAGCAGTCCCCGCGGCCGCAGCAATTTCCACGGAAGCCACTGCTCAATCAAAAGCCACCAAAAAAGTTCACTACCCCGGCGGCAAAAAACCGGAACGCAAACCGGGACAACAGCCGCCGCTGTTTAACGGCGCGGTGTCGTACGGCAATTTGCTGTTCATCGCGGGCAAAGGCGCGCATTTCAAAGGTGACATCAAAGAACACACCAAACACGTGCTGGATGAAGTTGAAAAGGAATTGGTCAACGCCGGGTCTTCGATGGACAAGGTCCTGAAATGCAACGTGTATCTGGCCGACGGCAAAGATTACGCAGCGATGAACGAAGTCTTTCGCGGACGGTTTGGCGAAGAGCCTCCGGTGCGAACCACGATTGCTGCCGCGTGGGTTCCCGGCGATTCGCTGGTCGAAATTGACGTGATCGCTTACATCTAA
- a CDS encoding amidohydrolase family protein, with translation MKIGETVLNIFRSNPDKFIRTICLLALGSMVLVIMPIRPIEAQAEFDIVLANGRVMDPESGLDAVRNVGIRGGKIAAISASPLKGKTVVDAKGMVVTAGFIDLHSHGQDDENYRYKARDGVTTALELEVGASPVAAWYAEREGKSLINFGATVGHVPVKMAVMKDTGTFLPRDNAVTKKSSPEEVRQIAELIKRGLDEGALGIGFGINYVPTSTRTEILDLFQLAAERKVAGYVHMRYAGGVEPGGAIEALQEVLSDAVSTGAALHVVHLTSTCLRQTAICLRMIEGAQTRGLDVTTEAYPYTATQTRIESAIYDEGWQERLGMNFKDLQWVATGERLTAETFAKYRKEGGVVIGHSIPEEISRMAVANKQVIVASDGFINNKQGHPRGAGSYARVLGLYVRQQKAVSLMDALRKMSLLPAKRLEVSVPMMRSKGRVKIGADADLVVFDPATVIDRATFENAAQYSTGIPYVLVNGTFVVRNDQIVEGVKPGTGIRRK, from the coding sequence ATGAAAATCGGGGAAACCGTGCTCAACATATTTCGCTCAAACCCTGACAAGTTCATTCGCACAATTTGCCTGCTGGCGCTCGGCAGCATGGTACTTGTGATAATGCCAATCCGCCCCATTGAGGCGCAGGCCGAGTTCGACATCGTGCTGGCCAATGGTCGTGTGATGGATCCGGAATCCGGCCTGGATGCCGTTCGCAACGTCGGCATTCGCGGCGGAAAGATCGCTGCCATTTCCGCCAGTCCGTTGAAAGGTAAAACGGTCGTTGATGCGAAAGGAATGGTCGTCACCGCCGGGTTCATTGATCTGCATTCGCACGGGCAGGACGACGAAAATTACCGCTACAAAGCGCGCGACGGCGTGACGACGGCTTTGGAACTGGAAGTCGGCGCTTCGCCTGTTGCCGCCTGGTATGCCGAACGCGAAGGCAAATCGCTGATCAATTTCGGCGCAACCGTAGGCCACGTTCCCGTCAAAATGGCTGTGATGAAAGACACGGGAACGTTTTTGCCGCGCGACAATGCTGTTACGAAAAAGTCTTCGCCGGAAGAAGTGCGCCAGATTGCCGAGTTGATCAAGCGCGGCCTGGACGAAGGCGCATTGGGAATCGGTTTCGGCATCAATTACGTGCCGACCAGCACGCGGACAGAAATTCTGGATTTGTTTCAACTTGCGGCCGAACGCAAAGTCGCGGGCTACGTTCATATGCGATATGCCGGAGGAGTTGAACCTGGCGGCGCCATCGAAGCGTTGCAGGAAGTATTGTCCGATGCGGTTTCAACCGGCGCGGCGCTGCACGTCGTTCACCTGACCAGCACCTGTTTACGCCAGACGGCAATCTGTTTGAGAATGATTGAAGGCGCGCAAACACGCGGCCTGGACGTAACAACCGAAGCCTATCCGTACACCGCAACGCAAACGCGCATCGAATCGGCGATTTATGACGAAGGTTGGCAGGAACGATTGGGGATGAACTTCAAGGATTTGCAGTGGGTGGCGACCGGCGAACGACTGACGGCGGAAACCTTCGCCAAATATCGCAAAGAAGGCGGTGTTGTCATTGGCCATTCCATCCCCGAAGAAATTTCCCGTATGGCCGTCGCCAACAAACAGGTGATCGTCGCCAGCGATGGGTTCATCAACAACAAACAAGGCCACCCGCGCGGCGCTGGCAGTTATGCGCGTGTGCTGGGCCTGTATGTTCGGCAGCAAAAAGCTGTTTCGCTGATGGACGCGCTTCGCAAAATGTCCCTGCTTCCGGCGAAACGGTTGGAGGTTTCGGTCCCCATGATGCGCTCGAAGGGCCGCGTCAAAATCGGAGCCGATGCCGATCTGGTGGTTTTTGATCCGGCGACGGTAATTGACCGCGCGACGTTTGAAAACGCAGCGCAATACTCAACCGGCATTCCCTATGTGTTGGTCAACGGCACGTTCGTTGTACGCAATGATCAGATTGTCGAGGGCGTAAAGCCCGGCACTGGCATTCGCCGCAAATAA
- a CDS encoding DUF362 domain-containing protein, with the protein MDRRDFVRLLAATPLSSAFPTAKPGDRIIPNYKTVTPYKPAASPGMPGPYPGRVISVKSSNCLDASGDHINAEVVHQMMTRGMTELTGDKDARDSWRRFISPDDIIGIKVNVGGYPWVMSSPAVVAECIRNLMAIGVKPEQIYIYERFQNQMDEANYKPHIPEGVQIHAAEGRNERSDNNRYDPFVYAEACFFGEEDTRSNMMRLISQRVTKIINIPNMKDHGATGVTGCLKNVAYGGFSNVARSHQHGVTHTYSFVPTLTAMEPLRSKVVLNIMDGIRACWHGGPFARTKRYVFYPKQIWFGTDPVALDRLLVDLIDNERKSRKAISIWDRDRKSLDFINGGNRDRDPNVNILIREPGHVDYAAKLGLGISDLKQIKQKEVEI; encoded by the coding sequence ATGGATCGTAGAGATTTCGTCAGGTTGTTGGCCGCGACTCCGTTGTCATCGGCGTTTCCGACGGCCAAACCCGGCGACAGAATCATTCCCAATTACAAAACGGTGACGCCGTACAAGCCTGCGGCTTCGCCGGGAATGCCCGGCCCTTATCCCGGCAGAGTCATTTCCGTGAAATCGTCCAACTGTTTGGACGCGAGTGGTGACCACATCAACGCGGAAGTCGTTCACCAGATGATGACGCGCGGAATGACCGAACTGACCGGGGACAAGGACGCGCGCGATTCGTGGCGGCGATTCATTTCGCCGGATGACATCATCGGCATCAAGGTGAATGTCGGCGGGTATCCATGGGTTATGTCTTCGCCTGCCGTTGTCGCCGAATGCATTCGCAACCTGATGGCCATCGGCGTGAAACCGGAACAGATTTACATCTACGAACGGTTTCAAAATCAGATGGACGAAGCCAACTATAAACCTCATATTCCCGAAGGCGTGCAAATTCACGCCGCCGAAGGCCGCAACGAACGGTCGGACAACAATCGCTACGATCCATTTGTATATGCCGAAGCCTGTTTTTTTGGAGAAGAAGACACGCGGTCGAACATGATGCGCCTGATATCGCAGCGCGTGACCAAGATCATCAACATTCCCAACATGAAAGATCACGGCGCAACAGGTGTGACCGGCTGTTTGAAGAATGTCGCCTATGGCGGATTTTCCAACGTCGCGCGCTCACATCAACATGGAGTGACGCACACATATTCATTCGTACCGACACTGACGGCAATGGAGCCGCTGCGGTCAAAAGTCGTGCTGAACATTATGGATGGCATTCGTGCGTGTTGGCACGGCGGGCCGTTCGCCCGAACCAAACGATACGTCTTTTATCCGAAGCAAATCTGGTTCGGCACGGATCCGGTGGCGCTGGATCGGTTGCTGGTGGATTTGATTGACAACGAACGCAAATCCCGCAAGGCCATTTCGATCTGGGATCGCGACCGAAAATCCCTGGATTTCATCAACGGCGGCAATCGCGACCGTGACCCGAACGTCAACATCTTGATCCGCGAACCCGGCCACGTGGATTACGCAGCGAAACTGGGACTGGGAATTTCCGACCTGAAGCAAATCAAACAGAAGGAAGTTGAAATATGA
- a CDS encoding DmsE family decaheme c-type cytochrome: MRTLKIFFVAAFLIAPLSPVVSSKMTALMTRFSANSSTVEAAAVSDPKQSKPIDAGQYVGSESCAECHGGEATHYALTAHAKTKVLNSPVDKTGCEACHGPARGHLDFYLAIQKLNQAGKEDEATALMNDTAKAAAAKLNSFKEMSAAQSTAICLKCHEGSQGKSEERFNYRRSEHSRHGVSCNDCHSSHEPKRTEFLLKGTEPNLCYQCHAEQKASFSKPFHHKVPEGGMKCSDCHNQHGGFMGKSLRNSVTGDAACIKCHADKAGPFVFEHAPVKVEGCQACHTPHGSTNPKLLTRNTIRFLCIECHSNTAGLEVDGTGIGGAATHDQSQLRYQNCTACHIEIHGSNKNRAFR, encoded by the coding sequence ATGCGAACTCTGAAAATCTTTTTTGTCGCTGCTTTTTTAATCGCGCCGCTATCACCGGTGGTTTCATCGAAGATGACGGCGTTGATGACAAGGTTTTCAGCCAATTCTTCAACCGTTGAGGCTGCGGCGGTTTCCGATCCGAAGCAGTCCAAACCCATTGACGCTGGGCAGTATGTCGGCAGCGAATCTTGCGCCGAATGCCACGGCGGCGAAGCCACCCATTATGCGTTGACGGCGCACGCTAAAACCAAGGTATTAAATTCTCCAGTTGATAAAACCGGATGCGAAGCCTGTCACGGCCCAGCACGCGGGCACCTGGACTTTTACCTGGCCATTCAGAAACTCAACCAAGCCGGGAAGGAAGACGAAGCCACGGCGTTGATGAATGACACGGCCAAAGCCGCCGCCGCCAAATTGAACTCCTTCAAGGAAATGTCCGCCGCCCAATCCACGGCTATTTGCCTGAAGTGCCACGAAGGTTCTCAAGGGAAAAGCGAAGAGCGATTCAACTATCGTCGCAGCGAGCATTCCCGGCACGGCGTGTCCTGCAATGATTGCCATTCATCGCATGAACCCAAGCGGACGGAATTTCTGTTGAAAGGCACGGAACCCAATCTGTGTTATCAATGCCACGCCGAACAAAAGGCGTCTTTCTCCAAACCGTTCCACCACAAAGTTCCCGAAGGCGGAATGAAATGCTCCGATTGCCACAATCAACATGGCGGTTTTATGGGCAAATCGCTTCGCAATTCGGTTACCGGCGATGCAGCCTGCATCAAATGCCACGCCGACAAAGCGGGACCATTTGTGTTTGAACACGCACCGGTCAAAGTCGAAGGTTGCCAGGCTTGCCACACGCCACACGGTTCAACCAATCCGAAATTGCTAACCCGAAACACAATCCGATTCCTGTGCATTGAATGCCATTCCAACACAGCCGGACTGGAGGTTGACGGAACCGGAATTGGCGGCGCGGCGACACATGACCAGTCGCAATTGCGTTATCAAAACTGCACGGCCTGTCACATTGAAATTCACGGTTCGAATAAAAACCGAGCCTTCCGCTAA
- a CDS encoding nucleotidyltransferase domain-containing protein gives MKQLSTEQRELLSSLTEQLRVVSGIMAVVLGGSHARGRAKTGSDIDLGLFYSEASPFSIRHIRELAESINDTANPVVTDFYGWGPWVNGGAWLTIGGQRVDFIYRSLEHVERVIAEAEAGRYALDYAQQPPFGFFSGTYLGETSICIPLFDPDARLDVLKQRVANYPEELRRAVVQDYLWQVEFNLAAFARKFAAREDAYGTAACLTRAVNQLILVLFALNRQYLLNDKTALAEVAEFALSPRAFAPRVQQTLAHLGSSAAELDDAVKSVVQLFQETAVLTDGLYQPRFALPM, from the coding sequence ATGAAGCAACTCTCAACGGAACAACGCGAATTATTGTCTTCTCTTACAGAGCAGCTTCGTGTGGTCAGTGGAATCATGGCCGTTGTCCTGGGCGGTTCACATGCGCGTGGACGCGCTAAAACCGGGTCGGATATTGATCTTGGCTTGTTCTATTCCGAGGCTTCTCCTTTTTCGATTCGACACATTCGCGAACTGGCTGAATCCATCAATGATACCGCCAATCCTGTGGTGACGGACTTTTACGGCTGGGGCCCTTGGGTCAACGGCGGGGCGTGGCTAACCATTGGCGGGCAGCGCGTGGATTTCATTTACCGCAGTCTGGAACATGTGGAGCGGGTCATTGCCGAGGCGGAAGCCGGGCGTTACGCGCTTGATTATGCCCAGCAACCGCCTTTCGGGTTTTTCAGCGGAACCTACCTCGGCGAAACCTCGATTTGTATCCCCTTGTTCGATCCTGATGCCCGGCTTGATGTGCTGAAGCAACGCGTAGCGAATTACCCAGAAGAGCTGCGCCGGGCGGTGGTGCAGGATTATCTCTGGCAGGTGGAATTCAACCTGGCGGCGTTTGCGCGCAAATTTGCGGCTCGTGAGGATGCTTACGGGACTGCCGCTTGCCTGACGCGCGCGGTAAATCAACTGATCCTGGTGTTGTTCGCCTTAAATCGTCAGTACCTGCTCAATGACAAGACGGCGCTGGCTGAGGTCGCTGAATTCGCATTGTCACCGCGCGCGTTCGCCCCGCGTGTTCAACAAACGTTGGCGCATCTGGGGAGTTCGGCGGCGGAACTCGACGACGCCGTCAAAAGCGTAGTGCAACTTTTTCAAGAGACCGCTGTGCTAACCGATGGTCTTTATCAACCGCGCTTCGCGCTGCCTATGTGA